The genomic stretch GGTATTGCGCCCGGTAGCGGTCGGAGCGATTACCGTCCCTAGTGTTTTTGGTCCCTTGGTAGGCATCGCAGGTGCACAAAACATTGACGAGCCAGCCCTCACCATGACCTGGGTGGCTACCCCACCAGCCGCCATCTCATCCAGCTTGGAAGCGCCAGCCTTGGTAATGACGTACGTAGAGCAACCAACCTTGGCCATCGAGCTTGAAGAACCGGAATTAGCCACCGCGACGGCCGAGGCCGCTGAGCCTGAGTTTCAGCTAATTGATGGCGAGGCACCAAACATCAGCAATCACGTTCCGAGCGAATACATCGTCGAACGCGGTGATTCCCTCTGGTCAATCGCCGAGCAACATCTGAAACTCGAATTCGGCCATCGACCTCAGATCAACCAGATCCACAACTATTGGCGTCGCCTAATTGAAAACAACCTCGATCGTTTACCCGACCCAGGAAATCCCGATCTTATCTATGCTGGGTTGGCGTTGATGCTGCCGCAGAATTAACGAGAGGTACCTAAGGTTGGGCTAGTTGACAGCTTGGCCTCGGTCTCTTCGGGCGACAGGCCCAGGATGCATGCAATTGCCCGCAGGTCGTCACGCCGCACAGTGAGCACGCGTCCGTTGAAATCTTGGCGTTCCACTTGAATCATCGCGACGAAACGGCTCAGTGCGTCTTTGCTGCTGTGACTGACGGCGGCGACTTTTGCTAAATCGATTGAAAATGCAGGACGCCTTATACGATCACGAAGATCGATGACATCGCTCTCAACCGAAGCGCCCTTGGCTGCCTCATTAGGCAATAACTGTGAAACGGGGACGTCGTAAAGCTGGGCCAATCGGCAGAGTCGACTCACCGAAATGGAGCGCTCACCACGCTCGTAAGCACCTAGCACCGAGGCTTTGAACTCGTCGCTCGAGCGGGCTTCCACATCTTGAAGCGACCAACGCTTTTGCATCCGAATGTCGCGCAGCCGTTCACCCAAGCCAGCACAAATGTCGCCGTTTGGTTTGGCGGGTGGTTCCAATGAAGATGGTGAAGCCATTAACGCTCTCTGTTCTGTACGTCAGCGACCATGACGCACCAAAATCACAACGACGTAACTTTAACCGCTGTGCGTGGTTGCTTCAACGCTTTAAGCCGGTTTATGGTCCGATTATAGCCACTCTGAGTGAACGTTAACGTTGGCCGACCAGATAGACCGCCGCCACCAGCGCCGCCGTTTCCGCCCTCAAGACGTAGTCACCTAAGCCAACCGTGACCGAGAGCGCCTCTACCTCCCGCTCACTCCAACCGCCCTCAGGACCAACCACAATGGTTTCTGGCAGCACGGTGGGCCTCCCACCTCCACGCTCAGCTCGCGCCACAGATGGTTGTGCCATCACCTCTAGAGCGGGGCAAATACCCTCGAGCGTTGGAAGCCAGCAGCGTCGTGACTGCATGGCGGCCTCACGTGCCACCAGGCGTAAGCGGCTTAATGCCTTCTCGGCCCGCTCCCCTTCCCACCGCACCACAGAACGATCAGAGCGCAGCACTATAATCCGATCCACGCCGATCTCTGTCAGCTTCTGAACGGTCCATTCGGGGCGATCGCCCTTAACCGGCGTGAAACCAACGGCCGCTAATGGCAGCAAGCGTTCCGACACGTGAATTTCGCTCGTGGTTTCTAAAGCGGTGCCAAATCGAGCCTCGACCCAACGCCCGTGCCCATCACTCACCGTGAGCGGATCACCGGCCCTTAGGCGCAATACCCGTTGCAAGTGATGTCGGTCAGCATCGTCGAGAAGCGGATTTTCCAGATCTTCCACGAAGACATGGGGCCCGCCCTTGCCATCAGGTGTGGAGTACTCCATTGGTGCCGACGCTACTTGAACGCCGACTTAATTTTGGCGAAAAAACCTTCGTCCGGTGAGGCCACGTTGTCGCCCATTTCAGTAGCAAAGGCCCTCAGCAGCTCTTCTTGTTTGTCGTTTAGTTTCTTGGGAATCGAAATCCCGATCTTCACTAAAATATCTCCCCTACTACGGCCATCAACCGTAGGCACACCATGGCCTCTCAACCGAAAGACGTGGCCACTTGGTGTTCCCGGAGAAACCACTACTTCTTCTTCCCCATCGAAGGTGTCGATGGGGATACGAGCCCCTAAGGCCGCTTGGGGCATGCTGATTAACAAATCGTGTTCCAAGTCGCGCCCAACACGAACAAAGCGTGGATCAGGGCGAACTTCTAGATGAACGTACAAGTCGCCCGCGCCACCACCTCGGACTCCAACTGCACCGCGACCACTCAGGCGAAGCGTCGAACCCGTATCGACCCCAGCAGGGATATCGACAGTGAAGGTTTTGTCTTCAACCACGCGTCCTTCCCCACCGCAGGTTTCGCACGGCTCGGGGATGATAACCCCGGTGGCGTTACAGGTGGCACAAGGTCCGGCGGTTACCACTTGACCCAGGATTGATTGTCGAACTTGGCGTACGTGACCAGATCCACCACAGGTCGCACAGGTGGTGGCCTCGGTACCGGGCTTAGCCCCCGTAGCTTCGCAAGTGTTGCAGGCCACTGCCGTTCGTACACTGACATCAGCTTGGGTGCCAAATATCGCGTCGCGCAGGTCGATGGTGGTTACCACTTCTAAATCGGGACCACGGCTCGGGCCACTTGGACGCCCCGTACGACCACCGTTGCCAAAGGGACCGCCACCACCAAAGAAGGCATCGAAAATATCTCCGAAGCCTCCGGCCGCATCGAAGGGTGAACCGCCCATACCGCCTAAGCCAGCCTCACCAAATTGGTCGTATTGGCTGCGCTGCGCCGGATCAGAAAGCACCTCATAGGCTTTGGCTATTTCTTTGAACTTGGCTTCAGCATCGGGGTTGTCAGGGTTGGCGTCGGGATGGTATTCGCGTGCTTTACGCCGATAAGCCTTCTTTATTTCTTCGGCGGTCGCCCCACGGCTTACGCCCAACAACTCATAAAAATCTGACATCAGCCCTCACTCAGGCGGTGACTCAAACGTTGGCTTACCACGGCCACGGCGGCCAGTGCCTGCGGATAATTCATGCGGGTCGGACCAAGCACGCCAATGGTACCTACGTCTTCGCCATCTACTTCATAGGGTGCCACGACCAAGGAACATTCGGCCAAAGGCTCGACTCCAGTTTCGGAACCAATAGCTACCGTGAGCCCACGATCGATCACGTCTCGTAGCAACGTCACCACCACTATTTGTTGTTCGAGAATGGTGAGAACCTGCCGAATTGTCTCTACGGCCTGAAAACCGTCAACCATAAGAGACGTACCACCGACATAGACCGCATCGGACTCACTTGGCTCGCTTCTAAGGCCACCTAGAGCGGCCTCCAGCACCGAGTCGAGCTCTCCATCGCCGGTGCTGGCGATGCCAGGCAAAGCTGAAATTGATGATCCAACCAACTCTTGGTTCAACAATGTAGAAGCTGCGCTGAGAGTCTCATCGTCAACATCGGTGAACGTTTCAAAACTTGACTTGTGCACGGCCCCACTGGATAGAACGCCAACGACCAACACGGTGCGCCCGCTCAGTGCCACTAATTGCACCGAAAGCAGGCTCGCCACTTCAGCGGGTGGGGCCACCACGACCGCTGCTTGTTTGGTGATGGCTGACAAAAGGCGGCTGGTATCAGCCAACATCGCCTCTAGCTCGCCGTGAGTCCGGTTAAAAAAGTTCTGAATCTGATCGTTTTGGGCGTGCTCTAAGGGCCGTGAGGCAGGCAGGTGATCAACAAAGAAACGGTAGCCCTTTTCAGTGGGAATGCGTCCGGCGCTGGTATGAGGTTGCACCAGGTACCCTTCGGATTCCAAAACTGACATTTCATTTCTTACCGTGGCCGAAGAAACTGCCACCGCTGGACTAGCGGCCACCAAGCTGGAGCCTACGGGTGAAGCGGTGCGAATGTACTCTTCCACTACGGCACGGAGGATCGAGGCCTTGCGATCATCCAACATCTAGTGCACCATCCTCCCAACGCATTCGGTTTCGTTAGCACTCTATGCTATCGAATGCTAACGATTCCGGCCTAGGTCGCGACCGGTTGGTGGCGGCTGCGTCTGTTATTCAGACAACTTGAGCGCAGAAATAAACGCCTCTTGGGGAATATCCACACGGCCAATGCTTTTCATCCGCTTTTTACCGGCCTTTTGCTTCTGGAGCAGCTTGTTCTTACGGGTGATGTCACCGCCGTAAAGCTTTTCGGTCACGTCTTTGCGGTAGGCCTTCACGGTTTGGCGAGCAATAATTTTGCCGCCAATGGCCGCTTGAATAGGCACATCAAATTGTTGTCGAGGAATTAATTCCTTCAGCTTGTCACACATTTTACGGCCGTAGTCGTAGGCAAAGTCGTGGTGAACAATCATGCTGAAAGCATCAACCGGACTCCCTTGCAGCAAAATGTCAACCCGCGACAACTTTGAACGGCGATATCCGATCGGTTCGTAATCTAAGCTCGCGTAGCCTTGGGTGCGGCTCTTCAATTGATCGAAGAAGTCCATCACCATCTCCGCTAACGGCATTTCGTAGGAAAGCTCAACACGCTCGGGCGAGAGGTACTCCATGTTGGTCATCGAGCCACGTTTTTGTTGGCAAAGTTCCATTACGGCGCCGGTGTAGTTGGTGGGTGTCAGAATCGAGATCTTCAGATACGGCTCGTCGATGCCTTCAATTTCGCCCATGCTCGGAAGCTCGCTCGGGTTGTCAATCTCAAGAACGTCACCACCGGTCTTGTGAACCTGATATTCCACGGAGGGAGCAGTAGCAATCAACGCTAAGTCGAATTCTCGCTCCAGACGTTCTCGCACAATTTCCATGTGCAAGAGACCTAAGAAACCGCACCGAAAGCCAAAACCCAGTGCCCCCGAAGTTTCAGGCACGTAGGTGAAGCTCGAATCATTCAAACGAAGCTTTTCGAGCGCTTCTCGCAGGTCACTGAAATCGTCGCCCTCCACCGGATAAAGCCCACAAAACACCATCGGCTTCGGTTCGCGGTAACCTTCCAACGCCACTTCCGCTGGTTTATTGGCGGTGGTCACCGTTTCACCAGAACGGGCTTCGCCCACATCTTTAATACCTGCAACCAGATAGCCCACTTCGCCTGGTCCAAGCTTCTTCACCGGAGTGTTGGCGGGGGTTCGAACGCCAACCTCGGTGGCCTCATGGGTACTTCCGGCTTGCATGAAGCGAATCTTGGATTCGGTCTGCAATTCGCCATCCATTACCCGAACTGAGGAGATCACACCTCGATACTGGTCGAAAAAGGAGTCGAAAATTAGGGCCTGTAAAGGAGCATCGGCTGTACCTTGTGGTGCCGGGATTCGCTCGACCACGGCATCCAACAGCTCCTGCACACCTTCACCGGTTTTGGCGCTTATACGTAGTACTTCGTCGGCTGGAATTCCCAGCACCTGTTCAATTTCTTGGGCGTAGAGATCGGGATCAGCGGCTGGCAAGTCAATCTTATTGAGCGCAGCCACGATGGTTAGATTGTTTTCCAGCGCCAAATAGCAGTTGGCCAGCGTCTGAGCCTCGATGCCCTGTGAGGCATCGACCAGCAGGATTACGCCTTCACAGGCAGCCAGCGAACGCGAAACTTCGTAACCGAAGTCGACGTGACCGGGCGTATCAATCAGATTGATTACGTTGCCCTCATAGTCGAGCCGAACGCTTTGCAACTTAATGGTGATGCCGCGCTCACGCTCCAAGTCCATCGAGTCGAGGTATTGTTCACGCATTTCACGAGCATCAACAGCGCCACAAACTTCAAGAATACGGTCGGCGAGGGTAGATTTTCCGTGGTCAATGTGAGCGATAATCGAGACGTTACGAATACGTGAGAGATCCATAGGATTGATCGACGATACCCTTTCGGTACCTAGGCCCTCGTGTTTTGGAGGGTGAAGTGCTAGTTTAGAGTGCTGTGTGCCGGTCTAGGCGTGACAACGATGTCGCCGCTTGACTATTATCGCACGGTCTTAGAATTTCTAGAGCATCAGCTCACCCCCACTGCTTAACCAGGATATTTTGTGGCGAACATCGAGAGTCAAAAAAAGCGTAACCGTCAGAACATCAAGCGCCAGGCACGTAACCGCGCATTGCGTTCCGAGCTACGTACCCGCATCAAGCGTGTAGAAATTGCGGCTGCCGCTGGCGACCCGGAAACTCCGCAATTGCTTAGCGGTGCTATCAAGCGTATCGACCAAGGCACTGCGAAAAACATCATGCATCGCAACGCCGCCAACCGCACCAAGTCTCGCCTCACCAAGCGAGTAAACAGTCTTTACGCAGCTGCCAAGGCCGAATAGTTTAACGTAATTAACGTCGGGCACTTAGGCGGGCCAGGCGAGCTACCAAGACTTCTAGTATTAGCTCATCGGGCCATTCGCTAGCGCCCCGAAGGTCTAAGTCGGCCTCCGCTAGCAACAAGAGTTGTTGACGAGCTCGCTCCGAGCCAGTGCTCCGGGCGAGCTTCATCAATTTTTCAGCTGGATATGGTGCCATGCCAAGAAGCTTGGCAGCCTCGTCTCGAGACCGCACCGAGGCTCCGTCGAGGGCCATTAGGCCACCAATGTGACGATGCAACGTCGCCATGATTTGCAGGGCGTGGCGTTCACCAGCCCCCATCATGCGACCCAACGTGCTAATGGCGGCTGCAATATCGCCGTTTGATATGGCGTCGGTTAACTCCCACGGCGGCACTCCACCAGCAGCACCCACAAACGGACGAAGTTCGTCTACGCCAATGGCAGACCCAGGACCATATGAGCCTTCGAGGGTATTGAGTGTGGCACCCAACCGGTTGAGGTCTTCGCCTAAATGCTCAAATAGCAAGGCCTTGGCCGCCGAGTCGAGCTTGATGTTGTGAGTGGCTAGTTGATCATTTAGCCAGCCTTGGCGTCCCTTGGCAGCGGTTGGTAATGCGGAATCGACGATTTGGGCCCCGGTAGATTTAAGGGCTTGTGAAAGACTCTTCGGTAGGGTGCCGCGACCGCTGTATTTGGGGCCTTTTTCCCAAACCAAGACCAAAATAGTTGAAGGCAGCGGATCAGCCAGATATTCAACGAGTGGCAGTACCGATGGCGCTGTAGTGAATCGGGCCAGGTGGCGCGCAACTACCACACGATGCTGGGAAAACATGGGTGGAGTTAAGGCCGCGCTAACGACCGGTGCCAGCGTAGGTTCCTCGCCCGCTAGATAGTCATCTTCGTTAATTTCCTCAACCCACCGGCTGCCATCAGCTTCACTCGGAAGGGAATCAAGTACGCGGCGCAGCTCTTCACCAATGAGTATCTCATCGTCACCTTTAATGACATAGACGTTGCTAGCCATGGTTTAGCCGGCCATCAGTGCCGCTAACATAGCCGCCGAGACATCAGCGGCCCTTCGGCTGGCTTTCACGTCGTGGGCTCGAAGAATGCGTGCGCCTTGCATGATGCCCAACACATGCGCCGCCTGAGTACCAGCTGCGACCTCGGTGACTGGCTTGTTCAGAAGCACCGACAGGAAACGCTTGTTGGAAGCGGAGAGGAAAACCGGATGGCCTAAATCAGCGAGCGAGCTGGTATTTCTCAGCAGCTCTAACGATTGACGTTCGTTCTTGCCTAGATCTAAGCCCGCATCAAGCATGATGCGTTGTGGTGGGATTCCGGCCTCGAGCGCGGCTGCGGCGCGTTTGGCCAGATAGTCATGTACATCGGCGACCACGTTGTTGTAGGTAGGGTTTGGGTCGGCAACTCGCGGTGCCAAGCGAATGTGTGTGGCGACCACCGAGGCGTTACCAGCGGCGCAAACCTCCAAATATTTGGGGTCAGAGAATCCAGAAATATCGTTGCCGACCACCGCGCCAGCTGAAATGGCCTCGGCGATTACGTTGGCGCGCCATGTATCGACCGACAGCGGAATATCGAAGCGTTGGTGCAATGCTTCGATGGCCGGAATCACACGTTCTAACTCCTCGGCCTCACCCACTTCCTCGCCTGGTCCGGCCTTCACGCCACCGACATCTAGGAAATGGGCACCATCATTGACCAGCGTTTCGGCTTTGGCCAAGAAAGCATCAAAGTTCCAATAGGCACCCTTGTCGTAGAACGAGTCGGGTGTTCGGTTGAGGATGCCCATGACAACAGCGTGGTGAGTAATGTCAAAGCGGGAGTCGCCCAGCCAAAGCTCCATACTGGCAAACTACCACCTCTAACTGGGGCGTCGTAGAGCCCACCTGCAACATCAGCCCACCAACTTTGATTTGGTCGCCTACTTGTGGCGCCGAGCCGCCTCGAACACGATGCCCAGC from Acidimicrobiia bacterium encodes the following:
- a CDS encoding LysM domain-containing protein → MRKISKHRVAALAALAVSIGAMAMVRHRVPTPPLDPAGWLSFMTTTDPAMALAGVLVPMASIMAGYLFLITLIQTLASLAGLSRAARLLRNLTPVLWRNLVLRPVAVGAITVPSVFGPLVGIAGAQNIDEPALTMTWVATPPAAISSSLEAPALVMTYVEQPTLAIELEEPELATATAEAAEPEFQLIDGEAPNISNHVPSEYIVERGDSLWSIAEQHLKLEFGHRPQINQIHNYWRRLIENNLDRLPDPGNPDLIYAGLALMLPQN
- a CDS encoding transcriptional regulator — protein: MASPSSLEPPAKPNGDICAGLGERLRDIRMQKRWSLQDVEARSSDEFKASVLGAYERGERSISVSRLCRLAQLYDVPVSQLLPNEAAKGASVESDVIDLRDRIRRPAFSIDLAKVAAVSHSSKDALSRFVAMIQVERQDFNGRVLTVRRDDLRAIACILGLSPEETEAKLSTSPTLGTSR
- a CDS encoding RsmE family RNA methyltransferase, which produces MEYSTPDGKGGPHVFVEDLENPLLDDADRHHLQRVLRLRAGDPLTVSDGHGRWVEARFGTALETTSEIHVSERLLPLAAVGFTPVKGDRPEWTVQKLTEIGVDRIIVLRSDRSVVRWEGERAEKALSRLRLVAREAAMQSRRCWLPTLEGICPALEVMAQPSVARAERGGGRPTVLPETIVVGPEGGWSEREVEALSVTVGLGDYVLRAETAALVAAVYLVGQR
- the dnaJ gene encoding molecular chaperone DnaJ, whose translation is MSDFYELLGVSRGATAEEIKKAYRRKAREYHPDANPDNPDAEAKFKEIAKAYEVLSDPAQRSQYDQFGEAGLGGMGGSPFDAAGGFGDIFDAFFGGGGPFGNGGRTGRPSGPSRGPDLEVVTTIDLRDAIFGTQADVSVRTAVACNTCEATGAKPGTEATTCATCGGSGHVRQVRQSILGQVVTAGPCATCNATGVIIPEPCETCGGEGRVVEDKTFTVDIPAGVDTGSTLRLSGRGAVGVRGGGAGDLYVHLEVRPDPRFVRVGRDLEHDLLISMPQAALGARIPIDTFDGEEEVVVSPGTPSGHVFRLRGHGVPTVDGRSRGDILVKIGISIPKKLNDKQEELLRAFATEMGDNVASPDEGFFAKIKSAFK
- the hrcA gene encoding heat-inducible transcriptional repressor HrcA is translated as MLDDRKASILRAVVEEYIRTASPVGSSLVAASPAVAVSSATVRNEMSVLESEGYLVQPHTSAGRIPTEKGYRFFVDHLPASRPLEHAQNDQIQNFFNRTHGELEAMLADTSRLLSAITKQAAVVVAPPAEVASLLSVQLVALSGRTVLVVGVLSSGAVHKSSFETFTDVDDETLSAASTLLNQELVGSSISALPGIASTGDGELDSVLEAALGGLRSEPSESDAVYVGGTSLMVDGFQAVETIRQVLTILEQQIVVVTLLRDVIDRGLTVAIGSETGVEPLAECSLVVAPYEVDGEDVGTIGVLGPTRMNYPQALAAVAVVSQRLSHRLSEG
- the lepA gene encoding translation elongation factor 4, whose translation is MDLSRIRNVSIIAHIDHGKSTLADRILEVCGAVDAREMREQYLDSMDLERERGITIKLQSVRLDYEGNVINLIDTPGHVDFGYEVSRSLAACEGVILLVDASQGIEAQTLANCYLALENNLTIVAALNKIDLPAADPDLYAQEIEQVLGIPADEVLRISAKTGEGVQELLDAVVERIPAPQGTADAPLQALIFDSFFDQYRGVISSVRVMDGELQTESKIRFMQAGSTHEATEVGVRTPANTPVKKLGPGEVGYLVAGIKDVGEARSGETVTTANKPAEVALEGYREPKPMVFCGLYPVEGDDFSDLREALEKLRLNDSSFTYVPETSGALGFGFRCGFLGLLHMEIVRERLEREFDLALIATAPSVEYQVHKTGGDVLEIDNPSELPSMGEIEGIDEPYLKISILTPTNYTGAVMELCQQKRGSMTNMEYLSPERVELSYEMPLAEMVMDFFDQLKSRTQGYASLDYEPIGYRRSKLSRVDILLQGSPVDAFSMIVHHDFAYDYGRKMCDKLKELIPRQQFDVPIQAAIGGKIIARQTVKAYRKDVTEKLYGGDITRKNKLLQKQKAGKKRMKSIGRVDIPQEAFISALKLSE
- the rpsT gene encoding 30S ribosomal protein S20, producing MANIESQKKRNRQNIKRQARNRALRSELRTRIKRVEIAAAAGDPETPQLLSGAIKRIDQGTAKNIMHRNAANRTKSRLTKRVNSLYAAAKAE
- the holA gene encoding DNA polymerase III subunit delta, translating into MASNVYVIKGDDEILIGEELRRVLDSLPSEADGSRWVEEINEDDYLAGEEPTLAPVVSAALTPPMFSQHRVVVARHLARFTTAPSVLPLVEYLADPLPSTILVLVWEKGPKYSGRGTLPKSLSQALKSTGAQIVDSALPTAAKGRQGWLNDQLATHNIKLDSAAKALLFEHLGEDLNRLGATLNTLEGSYGPGSAIGVDELRPFVGAAGGVPPWELTDAISNGDIAAAISTLGRMMGAGERHALQIMATLHRHIGGLMALDGASVRSRDEAAKLLGMAPYPAEKLMKLARSTGSERARQQLLLLAEADLDLRGASEWPDELILEVLVARLARLSARR
- the folP gene encoding dihydropteroate synthase, producing MELWLGDSRFDITHHAVVMGILNRTPDSFYDKGAYWNFDAFLAKAETLVNDGAHFLDVGGVKAGPGEEVGEAEELERVIPAIEALHQRFDIPLSVDTWRANVIAEAISAGAVVGNDISGFSDPKYLEVCAAGNASVVATHIRLAPRVADPNPTYNNVVADVHDYLAKRAAAALEAGIPPQRIMLDAGLDLGKNERQSLELLRNTSSLADLGHPVFLSASNKRFLSVLLNKPVTEVAAGTQAAHVLGIMQGARILRAHDVKASRRAADVSAAMLAALMAG